Proteins from a genomic interval of Kitasatospora herbaricolor:
- the nagA gene encoding N-acetylglucosamine-6-phosphate deacetylase yields MTAAPTALSGARLVTPGGTVDNGRLLIEGARIAGLGGAPEPGDVDLAGHTVVPGFVDLHVHGGGGATYATTDAEQAMAAVRFHRLHGTTTTVASTVTCEVDDLCRQAAVLAELAQDGVLAGLHFEGPFIARARCGAHAPELLRDPDPALLRRLLDAAKGHARMVTLAPELPGGLDAVRALAHAGVIAAVGHTAADHRTVGAAVDAGATVATHLFNGMPGLGHRDPGPVGALLEDDRVTVELVNDGVHLHPAIVGLVYRAVGAGRVALVTDAMSAAGMGDGAYRLGPLDIRVRGGVAELADGSSIAGSTLTLDRAFKRAVTVDGLTLAQASQSLSAVPARLLGLADSVGTLEVGKQADLVVLDPAYEVVAVMRKGAWVAGAGHLPTLRATA; encoded by the coding sequence ATGACCGCCGCCCCCACGGCCCTCTCCGGGGCCAGGCTGGTCACCCCCGGCGGCACGGTCGACAACGGACGGCTGCTGATCGAAGGAGCCAGGATCGCCGGCCTGGGCGGAGCGCCCGAGCCGGGCGACGTGGACCTCGCGGGCCACACCGTCGTGCCGGGCTTCGTCGATCTGCACGTCCACGGCGGCGGGGGCGCCACCTACGCCACCACCGACGCCGAACAGGCGATGGCAGCCGTCCGGTTCCACCGCCTGCACGGCACCACCACGACCGTCGCCAGCACCGTCACCTGCGAGGTCGACGACCTCTGCCGGCAGGCCGCCGTGCTGGCGGAACTCGCCCAGGACGGCGTGCTGGCCGGCCTGCACTTCGAGGGCCCCTTCATCGCCCGCGCCCGTTGCGGCGCGCACGCCCCCGAACTGCTCCGCGACCCCGACCCCGCCCTGCTGCGCCGGCTCCTGGACGCCGCCAAGGGCCACGCCCGGATGGTCACCCTCGCCCCCGAACTTCCCGGCGGGCTCGACGCCGTCCGCGCGCTGGCGCACGCGGGCGTGATCGCCGCCGTCGGCCACACCGCCGCCGACCACCGCACCGTGGGCGCCGCCGTCGACGCCGGCGCCACCGTCGCCACCCACCTCTTCAACGGCATGCCCGGCCTCGGCCACCGCGATCCGGGGCCGGTCGGCGCGCTGCTGGAGGACGACCGGGTCACGGTCGAGCTCGTCAACGACGGCGTGCACCTGCACCCCGCGATCGTCGGCCTCGTCTACCGCGCGGTCGGGGCCGGGCGGGTCGCGCTCGTCACCGACGCGATGAGCGCCGCCGGCATGGGCGACGGGGCGTACCGGCTCGGGCCGCTGGACATCCGGGTCCGCGGCGGGGTCGCCGAACTCGCCGACGGCAGCTCCATCGCCGGCTCGACCCTCACCCTCGACCGGGCGTTCAAGCGGGCGGTGACGGTCGACGGCCTCACCCTGGCGCAGGCCTCGCAGTCGCTGTCCGCCGTGCCCGCCCGCCTGCTCGGCCTGGCCGACTCGGTCGGCACGCTGGAGGTCGGAAAGCAGGCGGACCTGGTGGTGCTGGACCCCGCCTACGAGGTCGTCGCCGTGATGCGCAAGGGCGCCTGGGTCGCCGGCGCCGGCCACCTGCCGACGCTCCGGGCGACCGCATGA
- a CDS encoding extracellular solute-binding protein has product MKNRVLTLVSAGTIGALALTACGSDGGGTSADGTVTLKLVAADYGDKASNSSKAYWDDVAQRFQAANPKIKIDVQVVNWNDIDKQVKTMIQSGNQPDILQTGGYADKVADNLLYKVDDVLSVATQANLISTFATAGQVGGVQYGIPFVSSARAFFYNKALFAQAGITDAPRSWDDVKKDAELLKAKAPGTTPYALPLGPEEAQGESAMWELGNAGGITDTSGGYQLDSPANVETFQWLKANLVDPGLTYANPASTDRKTAFADFAAGKAAMLNGHPSLIQMAKDGKVDYGVTAIPGKDGALKSTLGVADWTMAFKKNGHKEQIKQFLDFAYTKENTLKFDELYNLMPVTQDTLKEMTTSGKHKDLEPFFALLPQASFYPLGKTSWDSVSAEIKKSIGTAVKDDPAKVLGDLQNKAKAAAADK; this is encoded by the coding sequence ATGAAGAACCGCGTCCTCACCCTCGTCTCGGCCGGTACGATCGGCGCCCTCGCGCTCACCGCCTGCGGCAGCGACGGCGGCGGCACGTCCGCGGACGGCACCGTCACCCTCAAGCTCGTCGCGGCCGACTACGGCGACAAAGCGAGCAACAGCTCCAAGGCCTACTGGGACGACGTCGCCCAGCGGTTCCAGGCCGCCAACCCGAAGATCAAGATCGATGTCCAGGTGGTCAACTGGAACGACATCGACAAGCAGGTCAAGACGATGATCCAGAGCGGCAACCAGCCGGACATCCTGCAGACCGGCGGCTACGCCGACAAGGTCGCCGACAACCTGCTCTACAAGGTCGACGACGTGCTCTCGGTCGCCACCCAGGCCAACCTCATCTCCACCTTCGCCACGGCCGGCCAGGTCGGCGGCGTCCAGTACGGCATCCCCTTCGTCTCCTCCGCCCGGGCCTTCTTCTACAACAAGGCCCTCTTCGCGCAGGCCGGCATCACGGACGCCCCCAGGAGCTGGGACGACGTCAAGAAGGACGCCGAGCTGCTGAAGGCCAAGGCCCCCGGCACGACCCCCTACGCCCTGCCGCTCGGCCCCGAGGAGGCCCAGGGCGAGAGCGCGATGTGGGAGCTGGGCAACGCCGGCGGCATCACCGACACCTCCGGCGGCTACCAGCTCGACAGCCCGGCCAACGTCGAGACCTTCCAGTGGCTCAAGGCGAACCTCGTCGACCCCGGCCTCACCTACGCCAACCCGGCCAGCACCGACCGCAAGACCGCGTTCGCCGACTTCGCCGCCGGCAAGGCCGCGATGCTCAACGGCCACCCCTCGCTGATCCAGATGGCCAAGGACGGCAAGGTCGACTACGGCGTCACCGCCATCCCGGGCAAGGACGGCGCGCTCAAGTCCACCCTCGGCGTGGCCGACTGGACCATGGCCTTCAAGAAGAACGGCCACAAGGAGCAGATCAAGCAGTTCCTCGACTTCGCGTACACCAAGGAGAACACGCTGAAGTTCGACGAGCTCTACAACCTGATGCCGGTCACCCAGGACACCCTGAAGGAGATGACCACCAGCGGGAAGCACAAGGACCTCGAGCCGTTCTTCGCGTTGCTCCCGCAGGCCTCCTTCTACCCGCTCGGCAAGACCAGTTGGGACAGCGTCTCCGCCGAGATCAAGAAGAGCATCGGCACCGCCGTGAAGGACGACCCGGCCAAGGTGCTCGGCGACCTGCAGAACAAGGCCAAGGCCGCGGCCGCCGACAAGTAG
- a CDS encoding carbohydrate ABC transporter permease, protein MSLTLSRSKAERPDRSPKTVRRPGFERLGPLPWIGPAVLLILAVVVWPVYEMIHTSFQRISPSGFVRGPAGLDKYRKLFGEADLGHVLTVTVIWTVVVVGVTMIASLALAQLFNQEFPGRRLTRWALIAPWAASVLMTAIGFKWMLNQTAGVLNTAMVDLGIVDSPRDWLGDPSTAWPWMMFVAIFVSLPFTTYTLLAGLQTVPAELYEAAEVDGAGTWRTYRLITLPLLRPAFLVGVVINLINVFNSFPVIWGMTRGGPSSDTATTTVFMYQLKDTDIGESAAMSVVNFALVVIMVLLFLKVSRWNEEDNR, encoded by the coding sequence GTGTCCCTCACCCTCTCCCGTTCCAAGGCCGAGCGGCCGGACCGGAGCCCGAAGACCGTGCGCCGCCCGGGCTTCGAACGGCTCGGTCCGCTGCCCTGGATAGGCCCGGCCGTCCTGCTGATCCTCGCCGTCGTGGTGTGGCCGGTCTACGAGATGATCCACACCTCGTTCCAGCGGATCAGCCCCAGCGGCTTCGTCCGCGGCCCGGCCGGCCTGGACAAGTACCGCAAGCTCTTCGGCGAGGCCGATCTCGGCCACGTCCTCACCGTCACGGTGATCTGGACCGTCGTCGTGGTCGGTGTCACGATGATCGCCTCACTGGCCCTGGCCCAGTTGTTCAACCAGGAGTTCCCCGGGCGGCGCCTCACCCGCTGGGCCCTGATCGCCCCCTGGGCAGCGTCCGTGCTGATGACCGCCATCGGCTTCAAGTGGATGCTCAACCAGACCGCCGGCGTCCTCAACACCGCCATGGTCGACCTCGGGATCGTCGACAGCCCCCGCGACTGGCTGGGCGATCCGTCCACCGCCTGGCCGTGGATGATGTTCGTCGCGATCTTCGTCTCGCTGCCGTTCACCACCTACACCCTGCTGGCCGGCCTGCAGACCGTGCCCGCCGAGCTCTACGAGGCCGCCGAGGTCGACGGCGCGGGGACCTGGCGCACCTACCGCCTGATCACCCTGCCGCTGCTGCGCCCCGCCTTCCTGGTCGGCGTGGTGATCAACCTGATCAACGTCTTCAACTCCTTCCCCGTCATCTGGGGCATGACCCGCGGCGGCCCGAGCAGCGACACCGCCACCACCACGGTCTTCATGTACCAGCTGAAGGACACCGACATCGGCGAGAGCGCGGCCATGTCGGTGGTCAACTTCGCGCTGGTCGTCATCATGGTGCTGCTCTTCCTCAAGGTCAGCCGCTGGAACGAGGAGGACAACCGATGA
- a CDS encoding DUF6924 domain-containing protein: MLPAVVGRHDAALVIRTDFADAAAWPAVRAELSGPWCDGDLDPQIHVVDDPAWDGAAADDVIAAVRADEELTVVFLADSTTMRDHGHPLLAVAVPTRNDCASDEEFEAAGGTVRTVPAGIEAIHANLSIANLDFADVVDAARTDPAGVFRSFWLSDRSAYSGAGPGPAGATSRGPRGAGRRVRRG, encoded by the coding sequence GTGCTGCCCGCCGTTGTCGGTCGCCACGACGCCGCGCTGGTCATCAGAACCGACTTCGCCGATGCCGCGGCTTGGCCGGCCGTACGCGCGGAGCTGTCCGGACCATGGTGCGACGGCGACCTTGACCCCCAGATCCACGTGGTCGACGATCCGGCCTGGGACGGCGCCGCCGCCGACGACGTGATCGCTGCCGTCCGTGCGGACGAGGAACTGACCGTCGTCTTCCTCGCCGATTCCACGACCATGCGCGACCACGGCCACCCGCTGCTGGCCGTGGCCGTTCCGACCAGGAACGACTGCGCGAGCGACGAGGAGTTCGAGGCGGCCGGCGGGACGGTCCGGACGGTTCCCGCCGGCATCGAGGCCATCCACGCCAACCTGTCGATCGCCAACCTGGACTTCGCGGACGTCGTCGACGCCGCTCGGACGGATCCCGCCGGCGTCTTCCGGTCCTTCTGGCTCTCCGATCGCTCCGCGTACTCCGGTGCGGGGCCGGGGCCGGCCGGTGCCACGTCGAGGGGCCCACGCGGTGCCGGCCGTCGCGTCAGGCGTGGGTGA
- a CDS encoding class II fructose-bisphosphate aldolase, producing the protein MPLTTTGELVAEAVARRSAVAAFNVITLEHIEAVIAGAEAVGEPVVLQVSENAVRFRAGRLHPIAAAAVSAARHSAVPVALHLDHVKDEALLREVADCGFSSVMFDAAHLPYPENVAATRSAARWAHANGLWLEAELGEVGGKDGRGPLDAHAPGARTEPGEARRYVEETGVDALAVAIGSSHAMTSRDAVIDHALLAALHDCLPLPLVLHGSSGVPDEELQRAVLGGISKVNIGTALNIAMTGAIRAHLDADPKGVDPRRYLAAGRQAVTDTVAQLLRTVAAAPVR; encoded by the coding sequence ATGCCGCTGACCACCACCGGCGAACTCGTCGCCGAGGCCGTCGCCCGCCGAAGCGCCGTCGCCGCCTTCAACGTCATCACCCTGGAGCACATCGAAGCCGTGATCGCCGGCGCCGAGGCGGTCGGCGAGCCGGTCGTCCTGCAGGTGAGCGAGAACGCCGTGAGGTTCCGCGCGGGCCGGCTGCACCCGATCGCCGCCGCCGCGGTGAGCGCCGCCCGCCACAGCGCGGTGCCGGTGGCGCTGCACCTCGACCACGTCAAGGACGAAGCCCTGCTGCGGGAGGTCGCCGACTGCGGGTTCAGCTCGGTGATGTTCGACGCCGCGCACCTGCCCTACCCGGAGAACGTCGCCGCGACCCGCAGCGCCGCGCGGTGGGCGCACGCCAACGGCCTCTGGCTGGAGGCCGAGCTCGGCGAGGTCGGCGGCAAGGACGGCCGGGGCCCGCTGGACGCCCACGCCCCGGGGGCCCGCACCGAACCCGGCGAGGCCCGGCGGTACGTCGAGGAGACCGGCGTGGACGCGCTGGCCGTGGCGATCGGCAGCTCGCACGCGATGACCTCGCGCGACGCCGTGATCGACCACGCCCTGCTCGCCGCGCTCCACGACTGCCTCCCGCTCCCGCTGGTCCTGCACGGATCCTCCGGCGTCCCCGACGAGGAACTCCAGCGGGCCGTCCTGGGCGGCATCAGCAAGGTCAACATCGGGACGGCCCTGAACATCGCCATGACCGGCGCGATCCGGGCCCACCTCGACGCCGACCCGAAGGGTGTGGACCCGCGCCGGTACCTGGCGGCGGGCCGGCAGGCCGTCACGGACACCGTCGCCCAGCTCCTCAGGACGGTGGCCGCCGCGCCCGTCCGGTGA
- a CDS encoding AAA family ATPase, translated as MLIAMAGLPGAGKSSVADALGRRLAAPVVAVDPIEAAMWRAGVARSQPTGLAAYVVAEAVAGGVLALGQTVVVDAVNAAEEARGQWRSLADRHGVPLVFVEVVCSDPALHRRRLESRSRDIDGFEEPTWEAVRRRREEFAPWTGDRLVLDSVIGLASNVTTALEFLAEAAH; from the coding sequence ATGCTGATCGCGATGGCCGGGCTGCCCGGCGCGGGGAAGAGCTCGGTCGCCGACGCCCTGGGACGGCGGCTCGCCGCTCCGGTCGTGGCGGTGGATCCGATCGAGGCGGCGATGTGGCGGGCGGGGGTGGCCCGCAGCCAGCCCACGGGCCTCGCCGCGTACGTCGTGGCCGAAGCGGTGGCCGGCGGGGTGCTGGCCCTGGGGCAGACGGTGGTCGTCGACGCGGTCAACGCCGCGGAGGAGGCGCGGGGGCAGTGGCGGTCGCTGGCGGACCGTCACGGCGTGCCGCTGGTCTTCGTCGAGGTGGTGTGCTCGGATCCGGCGCTGCACCGCCGGCGGCTGGAGAGCCGCTCCCGGGACATCGACGGCTTCGAGGAGCCGACCTGGGAGGCGGTGCGGCGGCGCCGGGAGGAGTTCGCCCCGTGGACCGGCGACCGGTTGGTGCTGGACAGCGTGATCGGCCTGGCGTCGAACGTCACGACGGCGCTGGAGTTCCTGGCCGAGGCGGCGCACTGA
- a CDS encoding SIS domain-containing protein, producing the protein MTYVETEIASQPECWRRAADLAATHQDVLPRAGERVAIIGCGTSLYMGQAYATLREAGGQGVTDAFAASEFLGVRAYDRVIALTRSGTTTEVLELVESLRGKVRTVAVTADPNTPVMSLADDAVVLDFADEQSVVQTRFATTALTLLRAQLGLHSEAVEEDGRRALAEPLPAGLVESTQFTFLGRGWTVGLAVEAGLKMREAALAWTEAYPAMEYRHGPISIASPTTATWMIGEAPTGLAQQVEATGARWVEGRLDPLAELVRVHRLAVAVAAAKGLDPDRPRNLTRSVILADA; encoded by the coding sequence GTGACGTACGTGGAGACCGAGATCGCCAGCCAGCCGGAGTGCTGGCGCCGCGCGGCCGACCTGGCCGCCACCCACCAGGACGTGCTCCCCCGGGCCGGCGAGCGGGTCGCGATCATCGGCTGCGGGACGTCCCTCTACATGGGCCAGGCCTACGCGACGCTGCGGGAGGCCGGCGGGCAGGGCGTGACCGACGCGTTCGCGGCCTCGGAGTTCCTGGGCGTGCGCGCCTACGACCGGGTGATCGCGCTGACCAGGTCGGGCACCACCACCGAAGTGCTGGAGCTGGTGGAGTCGCTGCGCGGGAAGGTCCGGACGGTCGCCGTCACGGCCGACCCGAACACCCCCGTGATGTCGCTCGCCGACGACGCCGTGGTACTGGACTTCGCCGACGAGCAGTCGGTCGTCCAGACCCGGTTCGCCACCACCGCGCTGACCCTGCTGCGGGCGCAGCTGGGCCTGCACAGCGAGGCGGTGGAGGAGGACGGTCGCCGCGCCCTGGCGGAGCCGCTGCCGGCCGGTCTGGTCGAGTCCACCCAGTTCACCTTCCTCGGGCGCGGCTGGACCGTCGGCCTGGCGGTCGAGGCCGGCCTGAAGATGCGCGAGGCCGCCCTGGCCTGGACCGAGGCGTACCCGGCGATGGAGTACCGGCACGGTCCGATCAGCATCGCGTCGCCCACCACCGCGACCTGGATGATCGGCGAGGCGCCGACCGGCCTGGCGCAGCAGGTGGAGGCCACCGGCGCCCGCTGGGTGGAGGGCCGGCTCGACCCGCTGGCCGAGCTGGTCCGCGTCCACCGGCTGGCCGTGGCGGTCGCCGCGGCGAAGGGCCTGGACCCGGACCGGCCGCGCAACCTCACCCGCTCCGTGATCCTCGCCGACGCATGA
- a CDS encoding aminotransferase class V-fold PLP-dependent enzyme, with protein MTSAPLPLLMPDGRPAADAWTLDPALRHLNHGSFGAVPRAAQQEQQRLRAEMDRAPVVWFPALPRRVAAARAEIAEFLRVGVRDLALVPNASGGASVVYGSLPSRPGGEVLVTDHGYGAVTMGAQRLARRWGGSVRTARVPLHATAEQAAAAVLDAVTDRTALIVLDHITSATARWMPVAQVGAAARAAGIPLLIDGAHVPGLAEDPLAGLEFDAWVGNLHKFGCAPRGASALVVRSELREQLHPLIDSWGAEEPFPERFDTQGTIDATSYLAAPAALGFVERTWGWKAARGYLHELADYAERIIGEAFAGLTGESAAVDVGMPVNALRLVRLPDGLAATRADADALRDQVAHELGIEAAFTSFDGVGYFRISTHVYNTAADFEDFAERCVPVLGAWAHDAVRQR; from the coding sequence ATGACGTCCGCCCCGCTCCCCCTGCTGATGCCGGACGGCCGGCCGGCCGCCGACGCCTGGACCTTGGACCCGGCCCTGCGGCACCTGAACCACGGGTCCTTCGGCGCCGTCCCGCGGGCGGCGCAGCAGGAGCAGCAGCGGCTGCGGGCCGAGATGGACCGGGCGCCGGTCGTCTGGTTCCCCGCCCTGCCGCGGCGGGTCGCGGCCGCCCGGGCGGAGATCGCCGAGTTCCTGCGGGTCGGGGTGCGCGACCTCGCGCTCGTGCCCAACGCCAGCGGCGGTGCCAGTGTCGTCTACGGCAGCCTCCCGTCCCGGCCCGGTGGTGAGGTGCTGGTCACCGACCACGGCTACGGCGCCGTCACCATGGGCGCCCAGCGGCTGGCCCGCCGCTGGGGAGGCAGCGTCCGGACCGCGCGGGTGCCCCTCCACGCCACCGCCGAGCAGGCCGCCGCGGCGGTGCTGGACGCCGTCACCGACCGGACGGCGCTGATCGTCCTCGACCACATCACCTCGGCGACCGCCCGCTGGATGCCCGTCGCCCAGGTCGGCGCGGCGGCCCGGGCGGCGGGCATCCCGCTGCTGATCGACGGGGCGCACGTGCCGGGGCTGGCCGAGGACCCGCTGGCCGGGCTGGAGTTCGACGCCTGGGTCGGCAACCTGCACAAGTTCGGCTGCGCCCCGCGGGGCGCCTCGGCGCTCGTGGTCCGCAGCGAACTCCGAGAGCAGCTCCATCCGTTGATCGACTCCTGGGGGGCCGAGGAGCCCTTCCCCGAGCGGTTCGACACCCAGGGCACCATCGACGCCACCAGCTACCTGGCGGCGCCCGCCGCCTTGGGCTTCGTCGAGCGGACCTGGGGCTGGAAGGCGGCCCGCGGATACCTGCACGAGCTGGCCGACTACGCCGAGCGGATCATCGGCGAGGCCTTCGCCGGGCTGACCGGCGAGAGCGCCGCCGTCGATGTCGGCATGCCGGTGAACGCCCTGCGGCTGGTCCGGCTCCCCGACGGCCTGGCGGCCACCCGCGCCGACGCCGACGCCCTGCGCGACCAGGTCGCGCACGAGCTGGGAATCGAGGCGGCGTTCACCAGTTTCGACGGTGTCGGCTACTTCCGGATCTCGACCCACGTCTACAACACGGCCGCCGACTTCGAGGACTTCGCCGAACGCTGCGTGCCGGTGCTCGGCGCATGGGCGCACGACGCCGTCCGGCAGCGTTGA
- a CDS encoding 1-phosphofructokinase family hexose kinase, protein MIVTVTPNPALDITYTVAALRPHASHRVDTVHEQAGGKGVNVARVLRSLGRRTAAVLPVGGASGAAVKADLDQAGLSSLTVPLAGGVTRRTVAVVDPDDATILNEPGPELSGTEWSALVAGVASLLPSGQALVLSGSLPRGVRPDAYGELVRLARAHGVPVVLDAAGPALIEALAAGPTLIKPNAAELREATGTDDPALAAKELAGAGARTVVASLGPDGLLAVTPTGTWRAFLSPPADIRGNPTGAGDAAVAALAMGLADRTPLPQALNHAVALSAATVHAPYAGMFDRHAYERYLTQVQILPA, encoded by the coding sequence GTGATCGTCACCGTCACCCCCAACCCGGCACTCGACATCACCTACACCGTCGCGGCGCTGCGCCCGCACGCCAGTCACCGGGTGGACACCGTCCACGAGCAGGCCGGGGGCAAGGGCGTCAACGTGGCCAGGGTCCTGCGGAGCCTGGGCCGGCGGACGGCGGCCGTGCTGCCGGTCGGCGGGGCCTCGGGCGCGGCGGTCAAGGCCGACCTCGACCAGGCCGGCCTGTCCAGCCTGACCGTCCCGCTGGCCGGCGGGGTGACCCGGCGGACGGTCGCCGTCGTCGACCCGGACGACGCGACGATCCTCAACGAACCCGGCCCGGAGCTGTCCGGCACGGAGTGGAGCGCCCTGGTCGCCGGGGTGGCGAGCCTGCTGCCGAGCGGCCAGGCGCTGGTGCTGTCCGGCAGTCTGCCCCGCGGGGTCCGGCCGGACGCCTACGGCGAACTCGTCCGCCTCGCCCGCGCCCACGGCGTCCCGGTCGTCCTGGACGCCGCCGGTCCGGCGCTCATCGAGGCCCTCGCGGCCGGCCCGACCCTCATCAAGCCGAACGCCGCCGAACTCAGGGAGGCCACCGGCACCGACGACCCCGCGCTCGCCGCCAAGGAGCTGGCCGGGGCCGGTGCCCGGACGGTGGTGGCCTCGCTCGGACCGGACGGGCTGCTGGCCGTCACGCCGACCGGTACCTGGCGGGCCTTCCTGTCACCCCCGGCCGACATCCGCGGGAACCCGACGGGGGCCGGCGACGCGGCCGTCGCCGCGCTGGCCATGGGTCTCGCCGACCGCACCCCCCTGCCGCAGGCGCTGAACCACGCGGTCGCCCTGTCCGCCGCCACCGTCCACGCCCCCTACGCCGGGATGTTCGACCGGCACGCCTACGAGCGCTACCTCACCCAGGTCCAGATCCTCCCCGCCTGA
- a CDS encoding carbohydrate ABC transporter permease yields the protein MSPQTLDRPRTGQSRQRTAERTVTPRPRRRLRPRTLVIASVAWLLAAVFLLPYTQMVVTALRPADELRDATYLPEHFAWSNFVDVWRESTLGGNLRVTLLVAAGSTLLVLLVALPAAYYTARISFRGRKLFLLLVLVTQMFQPTSLLVGLYREFYQLNMLNSVWTLMICNAAFNLAFAIWILTAYISSIPVALEEAAMIDGLSRFQALIRVTLPLALPGVVTAVIFTFIAAWNEFVMGLTLSTVPESQPLTVGINGFIGNYTVQWNYLFAGSVVAIVPVVVLFAFIERQVVSGLTAGSVK from the coding sequence ATGAGCCCGCAGACCCTCGACCGGCCCCGCACCGGGCAGAGCCGCCAACGCACCGCGGAACGGACCGTCACCCCCCGGCCCCGCCGCCGGCTGCGTCCGCGCACCCTGGTCATCGCCTCGGTGGCCTGGCTGCTGGCCGCCGTCTTCCTGCTGCCGTACACCCAGATGGTGGTCACGGCCCTGCGCCCGGCGGACGAGCTGCGCGACGCCACCTACCTGCCCGAGCACTTCGCCTGGTCCAACTTCGTGGACGTCTGGCGCGAGTCCACCCTGGGCGGCAACCTGCGGGTCACCCTCTTGGTCGCCGCCGGGTCGACGCTGCTGGTCCTGCTGGTCGCCCTGCCGGCCGCCTACTACACGGCCCGGATCAGCTTCCGCGGGCGCAAGCTCTTCCTGCTGCTCGTCCTGGTCACCCAGATGTTCCAGCCCACCTCCCTGCTGGTCGGCCTGTACCGCGAGTTCTACCAGCTGAACATGCTGAACTCGGTCTGGACGCTGATGATCTGCAACGCCGCTTTCAACCTGGCGTTCGCGATCTGGATCCTCACGGCCTACATCTCCTCCATCCCGGTCGCGCTGGAGGAGGCGGCGATGATCGACGGGCTGAGCCGGTTCCAGGCGCTGATCCGCGTCACCCTGCCGCTCGCCCTGCCCGGCGTGGTCACCGCCGTGATCTTCACCTTCATCGCGGCGTGGAACGAGTTCGTGATGGGCCTGACCCTGTCGACCGTCCCGGAGAGCCAGCCGCTCACCGTCGGCATCAACGGCTTCATCGGCAACTACACCGTCCAGTGGAACTACCTGTTCGCCGGGTCCGTCGTCGCGATCGTCCCGGTGGTGGTGCTGTTCGCCTTCATCGAGCGCCAGGTCGTCTCCGGACTGACCGCCGGATCGGTCAAGTAG
- a CDS encoding ROK family protein, whose amino-acid sequence MADGPLLGECVIALDVGGTGMKGALIDRGSVLLFTERRPTPRAHGPEAVVDAVVAALRSLAREAAQRGLAVRRAGVVVPGIVDAERSLAVYSANIGWRDLPLAAVLEERTGLPITLGHDVRAGALAEVRLGAARGAQDALFVAIGTGISAALVNDGRLLAAGGYAGELGHLVVEPDGRLCPCGSAGCLETVASAAGIAMAYTALSGRPVSGAAEVAARLTEGDEEARAVWARAVEGLATALTAAVTLLAPEVVVLGGGLAESGDLLLGPLRARLAEKLTFHRRPHLVAAALGDRAGCLGAGLHAWDAADVMRAVPGVPAERTSHG is encoded by the coding sequence ATGGCTGACGGCCCGCTGCTCGGCGAGTGCGTGATCGCCCTGGACGTCGGCGGCACCGGCATGAAGGGAGCCCTGATCGACCGCGGGTCGGTCCTGCTGTTCACCGAGCGGCGCCCCACCCCCCGCGCGCACGGACCGGAAGCCGTCGTCGACGCCGTCGTGGCGGCCCTGCGCTCCCTCGCCCGCGAGGCGGCGCAGCGCGGCCTCGCCGTCCGCCGCGCCGGTGTGGTCGTCCCGGGCATCGTCGACGCCGAGCGGTCCCTCGCCGTCTACTCGGCCAACATCGGCTGGCGCGACCTGCCCCTCGCCGCGGTCCTCGAGGAGCGCACCGGCCTGCCGATCACGCTCGGCCACGACGTACGGGCGGGGGCGCTCGCCGAAGTCCGGCTGGGCGCCGCCCGCGGCGCCCAGGACGCGCTCTTCGTGGCGATCGGTACCGGCATCTCGGCCGCCCTGGTCAACGACGGCCGGCTGCTGGCGGCCGGCGGCTACGCGGGCGAGCTGGGCCACCTCGTCGTCGAGCCCGACGGCCGGCTCTGCCCCTGCGGCAGCGCGGGCTGTCTGGAGACGGTGGCGTCCGCGGCAGGGATCGCCATGGCCTACACCGCGCTGTCGGGGCGGCCTGTTTCCGGCGCCGCCGAGGTCGCCGCGCGGCTGACCGAGGGCGACGAGGAGGCCCGGGCCGTCTGGGCGCGCGCCGTCGAGGGTCTCGCCACCGCGCTGACCGCCGCCGTCACGCTGCTCGCCCCCGAGGTCGTCGTCCTCGGCGGGGGGCTCGCGGAGTCCGGTGACCTGCTGCTCGGCCCGCTGCGGGCCCGGCTCGCCGAGAAGCTGACCTTCCACCGGCGACCCCACCTGGTCGCGGCCGCGTTGGGCGACCGCGCGGGCTGCCTCGGGGCCGGACTGCACGCCTGGGACGCGGCGGACGTGATGAGAGCCGTCCCCGGCGTCCCCGCCGAACGCACCTCCCACGGGTGA